One genomic segment of Pseudomonas sp. RU47 includes these proteins:
- a CDS encoding S9 family peptidase, with translation MPQSANVISAPIAHKAAGADPYAWLQERDTDAVLDYLKAENAWQEAQTADQAELRETLFEEIKGRILETDLSLPSPWGPYLYYTRTTAGDEYARHYRCPRPADDSLTLDESREQLLLDPNVLANGGFFSLGAFSISPDHQRLAYSVDASGDEIYTLFVKELSNDKVSELEFEDCDGSMTWANDSLTLFFGVLDDTHRPHKLFRYRLDGTAAEEVFHEPDGRFFLHCYRSSSEQQLLLSLGSKTTSEVWALDANQPHLPFTCLAPRVEDHEYDVDHGLLDGVWTWFIRSNRDGINYALYQAPDTGTAPTEADWQNLIPHSDTVMLDGVSLNTEAMTLSLREGGLPIIEVHPHGLTPYRVQLPDAAYSLYVQNSLEFESDRIRLRYEALNRPAQVRQLILASGEQAVLKETPVLGPFDADAYVSQRLWATAPDGTQVPISLVMKREMVGKAVPLYLYGYGAYGSSLDPWFSHARLSLLDRGMAFAIAHVRGGGELGEAWYRAGKQEHKHNTFSDFIACAEFLILNGITTAEKLAISGGSAGGLLIGAVLNQRPDLFGVAIAEVPFVDVLNTMLDPDLPLTVTEYDEWGNPEEPQVYERIKAYAPYENVSAQDYPATLVIAGYNDSRVQYWEAAKWVAKLRATKTDDNVLLLKTELGAGHGGMSGRYQGLRDVALEYAFVFKVLGLA, from the coding sequence ATGCCCCAATCCGCCAACGTCATCAGTGCCCCGATCGCCCACAAGGCTGCCGGTGCCGACCCGTATGCCTGGCTGCAGGAGCGCGACACCGACGCGGTGCTCGATTACCTCAAGGCCGAAAACGCCTGGCAGGAAGCGCAAACCGCCGATCAGGCCGAATTGCGTGAAACCCTGTTCGAAGAGATCAAGGGCCGAATCCTCGAAACCGACCTGTCCCTGCCTTCGCCGTGGGGCCCGTACCTGTATTACACGCGCACCACGGCGGGCGACGAGTACGCCCGGCATTACCGCTGCCCACGCCCGGCAGACGACAGCCTGACCCTCGACGAAAGCCGCGAACAACTGCTGCTCGACCCGAATGTACTGGCCAACGGCGGGTTCTTCTCGCTGGGTGCGTTCAGCATCAGCCCGGACCATCAACGTCTGGCCTACAGCGTCGACGCCTCGGGCGATGAGATTTACACGCTGTTCGTCAAGGAACTGTCCAACGACAAGGTCAGCGAACTGGAGTTCGAAGACTGCGACGGCAGCATGACCTGGGCCAATGACAGCCTGACCCTGTTTTTCGGCGTGCTCGACGACACCCATCGTCCACACAAACTGTTCCGTTATCGCCTCGACGGTACGGCTGCCGAAGAGGTGTTCCACGAGCCGGACGGGCGTTTTTTCCTGCATTGCTACCGTTCCAGCTCCGAGCAGCAATTGCTGCTGTCGCTGGGCAGCAAGACCACCAGCGAAGTCTGGGCGCTCGACGCCAATCAGCCGCACCTGCCCTTCACCTGCCTGGCGCCACGGGTCGAGGATCATGAATACGATGTCGATCACGGCCTGCTCGATGGGGTGTGGACGTGGTTTATCCGCAGCAATCGTGACGGCATCAACTACGCCCTGTATCAGGCCCCGGACACCGGCACCGCGCCGACCGAGGCCGACTGGCAAAACCTGATCCCCCACAGCGACACAGTGATGCTCGATGGCGTCAGCCTAAACACCGAGGCCATGACCCTGAGCCTGCGCGAAGGTGGCCTGCCGATCATCGAAGTTCACCCACACGGTCTGACGCCTTATCGCGTGCAATTGCCGGACGCGGCCTACAGCCTCTATGTGCAAAACAGCCTGGAGTTCGAGAGCGACCGCATTCGTCTGCGCTACGAGGCGTTGAACCGTCCGGCACAGGTTCGCCAACTGATCCTCGCCAGCGGCGAACAGGCGGTGTTGAAAGAAACTCCGGTACTCGGTCCGTTCGACGCCGACGCTTACGTCAGCCAGCGCCTGTGGGCGACGGCGCCGGACGGCACGCAAGTGCCGATCAGTCTGGTGATGAAGCGCGAAATGGTTGGCAAAGCGGTGCCGCTCTATCTTTATGGTTACGGCGCATACGGTTCGAGCCTTGATCCGTGGTTCTCCCACGCCCGCCTGAGCCTTCTGGATCGTGGCATGGCCTTCGCCATTGCTCACGTGCGTGGCGGCGGTGAATTGGGCGAGGCCTGGTATCGCGCCGGCAAGCAGGAACACAAGCACAACACCTTCAGCGATTTTATCGCCTGCGCCGAATTCCTGATCCTCAACGGCATTACCACGGCAGAAAAACTGGCGATCAGCGGTGGCAGCGCCGGTGGTCTGCTGATTGGTGCGGTGTTGAACCAGCGCCCGGATCTGTTCGGCGTGGCGATTGCCGAAGTGCCGTTCGTCGACGTGCTCAACACCATGCTCGATCCGGATCTGCCACTGACCGTCACCGAATACGACGAATGGGGCAATCCCGAAGAGCCGCAGGTTTACGAGCGGATCAAGGCTTACGCGCCGTACGAAAATGTCAGCGCGCAGGATTATCCAGCGACGCTGGTGATTGCCGGCTACAACGACAGCCGCGTGCAGTATTGGGAAGCGGCCAAGTGGGTGGCGAAATTGCGCGCCACCAAGACCGACGACAACGTGCTGTTGCTCAAGACTGAACTGGGCGCCGGGCATGGCGGGATGAGCGGGCGTTATCAGGGATTACGTGACGTAGCACTCGAATACGCATTTGTTTTCAAGGTTTTGGGTCTGGCCTGA
- a CDS encoding AAA family ATPase, giving the protein MKFEGTQAYVATDDLKLAVNAAITLERPLLVKGEPGTGKTMLAEQLAESFGAKLITWHIKSTTKAHQGLYEYDAVSRLRDSQLGNEKVHDVRNYLKKGKLWEAFESEERVILLIDEIDKADIEFPNDLLQELDKMEFYVYEIDETIKAKKRPIIIITSNNEKELPDAFLRRCFFHYIAFPDRPTLQRIVDVHYPDIKKDLVSEALDVFFDVRKVPGLKKKPSTSELVDWLKLLMADNIGEAVLRERDPTKAIPPLAGALVKNEQDVQLLERLAFMSRRGTR; this is encoded by the coding sequence ATGAAGTTCGAAGGCACCCAGGCCTACGTCGCCACCGATGACCTGAAGCTGGCGGTCAACGCCGCCATCACCCTGGAGCGGCCGCTGCTGGTCAAGGGCGAGCCGGGCACCGGCAAGACCATGCTCGCCGAGCAACTGGCCGAATCGTTCGGCGCCAAGTTGATCACCTGGCACATCAAATCCACCACCAAGGCCCATCAGGGTCTGTACGAATACGATGCGGTCAGCCGTCTGCGCGACTCGCAACTGGGCAATGAAAAAGTCCACGACGTGCGCAACTACTTGAAGAAAGGCAAGCTCTGGGAGGCTTTCGAGTCTGAAGAGCGGGTCATTCTGCTGATCGACGAGATCGACAAGGCTGACATCGAGTTCCCCAACGACTTGCTGCAAGAACTCGACAAGATGGAGTTCTACGTTTACGAGATCGACGAGACCATCAAGGCGAAAAAACGCCCGATCATCATCATTACTTCGAACAACGAAAAAGAGCTGCCGGACGCTTTCCTGCGCCGTTGCTTCTTCCACTACATCGCCTTCCCGGATCGCCCGACCCTGCAAAGAATCGTCGACGTGCACTACCCGGACATCAAGAAAGATCTGGTCAGCGAAGCGCTGGACGTGTTCTTCGATGTGCGCAAGGTGCCGGGCCTGAAGAAGAAGCCGTCGACCTCGGAACTGGTTGACTGGCTGAAACTGCTGATGGCCGACAACATCGGCGAAGCGGTGCTGCGCGAGCGCGATCCGACCAAAGCCATTCCGCCGCTGGCCGGCGCGTTGGTGAAGAACGAACAGGACGTGCAACTGCTTGAGCGCCTGGCGTTCATGAGCCGTCGCGGCACCCGCTAA
- a CDS encoding 5-oxoprolinase subunit PxpA, which translates to MSRLLLNCDIGESFGSWTMGLDAEVMPFIDCANVACGFHAGDPSIMRKTVSLALSHGVQIGAHPAYQDLVGFGRRSMAYSAQELQDILHYQIGALDGICKAQGGRVSYVKPHGAMYNDMMANPAQLRAVIQAVAAYDRGLPLMLMATRDNSAAQQIGDEYGVTLWFEAFADRAYDSAGKLVSRQRPGAVHHDAETIIEQALTIARGDNLSASDGSALRLHANTLCVHGDNASSVAAVQRIREALNQQSAP; encoded by the coding sequence GTGAGCCGCCTGCTATTGAATTGCGACATTGGCGAGAGCTTCGGCAGCTGGACCATGGGTCTGGACGCCGAGGTCATGCCCTTCATTGATTGTGCCAACGTGGCTTGTGGTTTCCACGCCGGTGACCCGAGCATCATGCGCAAGACCGTCAGCCTGGCATTGAGCCACGGCGTGCAGATCGGCGCACACCCGGCCTATCAGGATCTGGTCGGTTTTGGCCGCCGCTCCATGGCGTATTCGGCGCAAGAACTGCAAGACATCCTGCATTATCAGATCGGCGCCCTTGATGGCATCTGCAAAGCCCAGGGCGGCCGTGTCAGTTACGTCAAACCCCACGGCGCGATGTACAACGACATGATGGCCAACCCGGCGCAATTGCGTGCCGTGATTCAGGCGGTGGCCGCTTACGACCGCGGCCTGCCGCTGATGCTCATGGCCACCCGCGACAACTCCGCCGCGCAGCAGATTGGCGATGAATATGGCGTCACCCTTTGGTTTGAAGCCTTCGCCGATCGCGCCTACGACAGCGCCGGCAAACTGGTTTCACGACAACGGCCGGGCGCGGTGCATCACGATGCCGAAACCATCATTGAGCAAGCCCTCACCATCGCCCGTGGCGACAACCTCAGCGCCAGCGACGGCAGCGCGTTGCGTCTGCATGCCAACACCCTTTGCGTGCATGGCGACAACGCCAGTTCGGTCGCCGCTGTGCAACGCATTCGCGAGGCCTTGAATCAGCAGAGCGCGCCATGA
- a CDS encoding MFS transporter, translated as MDTMTENDYLIAWGLYAFAAVGCLLVWMRLTTWMWRWLREPLRVLMAVLLFSPTIIDPVKEKVAPAIAITALDLAFKVGNNAWRAVSDLFMYGMIAFGIYLIFVLIRFPLERASKARREQAEAAKAAARADDRDDDQPFGGAGDDRYGRPPVPSNPQRMRVEPRL; from the coding sequence ATGGACACCATGACCGAGAACGACTATCTGATCGCCTGGGGCCTCTACGCCTTTGCCGCTGTGGGCTGCCTGTTGGTATGGATGCGCCTGACTACCTGGATGTGGCGCTGGTTGCGCGAGCCGCTGCGTGTATTGATGGCCGTGTTGCTGTTCAGCCCGACCATCATTGACCCGGTCAAGGAAAAGGTCGCGCCGGCCATCGCCATCACCGCCCTGGATCTGGCTTTCAAGGTCGGTAACAACGCCTGGCGTGCGGTCTCCGATCTGTTCATGTACGGCATGATCGCGTTCGGCATTTACCTGATTTTCGTGCTGATCCGCTTCCCGCTCGAACGTGCTTCGAAGGCGCGCCGGGAACAGGCCGAAGCCGCCAAGGCCGCCGCACGCGCCGATGACCGCGACGACGATCAACCGTTTGGCGGCGCCGGTGATGACCGTTACGGTCGCCCGCCAGTACCGAGCAATCCGCAGCGCATGCGGGTCGAGCCGCGCCTGTAA
- a CDS encoding 5-oxoprolinase subunit C family protein: MSRLTIEASTPLCLLQDAGRFGVRHLGVTQGGAADWCSMSWANWLLGNNLDATVIEITLGGFAVVAAEDCLLALAGADLGTQIDGQPLAPWRSFKLGKGQKLLFTQPLLGARAYLAAPGGFDAPKVLGSRATVLREELGGLDGMGLPLAKGAALSYRGEAVLLREVPLALRPDLKANAPLDLVLGAQIGQFSGQSLFDVFNTTWAVDSRADRMGIRLLGSALHYQGQPMISEGIPLGAVQVPPDGQPIVLLNDRQTIGGYPRLGALTPLALARLAQCLPGDRVRFTPVMQERAWQTHLNYLKSYL, from the coding sequence ATGAGCCGACTGACGATTGAAGCCAGTACCCCGTTGTGCCTGTTGCAGGACGCGGGACGGTTTGGCGTGCGACACCTGGGCGTCACCCAGGGCGGTGCGGCGGATTGGTGTTCGATGAGCTGGGCCAACTGGTTGCTCGGCAATAACCTCGATGCAACGGTGATCGAAATCACCCTCGGCGGGTTTGCCGTCGTCGCTGCAGAGGATTGTTTGCTGGCGCTGGCCGGAGCTGATCTTGGGACGCAGATTGATGGTCAACCGCTGGCGCCGTGGCGCAGTTTCAAGTTGGGTAAAGGACAGAAGTTGCTGTTCACGCAACCGTTGCTCGGTGCCCGGGCTTATCTGGCAGCGCCCGGCGGTTTTGATGCACCGAAGGTGTTGGGCAGCCGTGCGACGGTGCTGCGTGAGGAACTCGGTGGTCTTGATGGCATGGGGTTGCCGCTGGCCAAAGGGGCGGCGCTGAGTTATCGCGGTGAAGCGGTGTTGCTTCGCGAAGTGCCTTTGGCGTTACGGCCTGATTTGAAAGCGAATGCACCGCTGGATCTGGTACTCGGCGCACAGATCGGCCAGTTCAGCGGGCAGAGCCTGTTTGATGTGTTCAACACGACCTGGGCTGTGGACAGTCGCGCAGATCGCATGGGCATTCGCTTGTTGGGCAGCGCCTTGCACTATCAGGGGCAACCGATGATTTCCGAAGGCATTCCACTCGGGGCGGTGCAGGTGCCGCCGGACGGGCAACCGATCGTGTTGCTCAATGATCGTCAGACCATTGGTGGTTATCCACGCTTGGGGGCGCTGACACCCTTGGCGCTGGCGAGGCTGGCGCAATGTCTCCCGGGTGACAGGGTGCGGTTCACGCCAGTCATGCAAGAGCGTGCATGGCAAACTCATCTCAACTATCTGAAGTCCTACTTGTAA
- a CDS encoding class II glutamine amidotransferase — protein sequence MCELLGMSANVPTDIVFSFTGLMQRGGRTGPHRDGWGIAFYEGRGLRLFQDPAASCESEVANLVQRYPIKSEVVIGHIRQANVGKVCLSNTHPFVRELWGRNWCFAHNGQLADFTPIKSFYRPVGDTDSEAAFCDLLNRVRAAFPEPVDIEELLPDLVAACAEYRSKGVFNCLLSDGDWLFCYCSTKLAQITRRAPFGPARLKDVDVIVDFQAETTPNDVVTVIATEPLTENETWTRYEPGQWSLWRRGECVSQGKTE from the coding sequence ATGTGTGAATTACTGGGCATGAGTGCCAACGTGCCGACCGATATCGTGTTCAGCTTCACCGGCCTGATGCAGCGCGGCGGCCGCACCGGCCCGCACCGCGACGGCTGGGGCATCGCGTTCTATGAAGGCCGTGGCCTGCGCCTGTTTCAGGACCCGGCGGCGAGTTGCGAATCGGAAGTCGCCAATCTGGTACAGCGCTATCCGATCAAGAGCGAAGTGGTCATCGGCCACATCCGCCAGGCCAACGTCGGCAAGGTCTGCCTGTCCAACACCCATCCGTTCGTCCGCGAACTGTGGGGGCGCAACTGGTGTTTCGCGCATAACGGCCAGCTCGCCGATTTCACCCCGATCAAAAGTTTCTACCGCCCGGTCGGCGATACCGACAGCGAGGCGGCGTTCTGCGATTTGCTCAACCGCGTGCGTGCAGCATTCCCGGAGCCGGTCGATATAGAAGAATTGCTGCCGGATCTGGTCGCCGCGTGCGCCGAATACCGCAGCAAAGGCGTGTTCAACTGCCTGCTCAGCGATGGCGACTGGCTGTTCTGCTATTGCTCGACCAAACTGGCGCAGATCACCCGACGCGCACCGTTCGGCCCGGCGCGGTTGAAGGATGTCGATGTCATCGTCGATTTCCAGGCGGAGACCACGCCCAACGACGTGGTCACGGTGATCGCCACCGAACCTTTGACCGAAAATGAAACCTGGACCCGCTACGAACCGGGCCAATGGAGCCTGTGGCGACGCGGCGAATGCGTCAGCCAGGGCAAGACCGAATAA
- a CDS encoding MFS transporter, with protein sequence MSAPDTLQASTATARPGPFDWYRNINQQERRTFWSCKIGYGLDGMDTQMLSFVVPTLIAMWGITTGEAGLIHTSTLIASAIGGWVAGILSDRIGRVRTLQLTVLWFAFFTFLCGFAQNYEQLLIARTLMGFGFGGEWTAGAVLIGEVIRAKDRGKAVGMVQSGWALGWGLTAILYALLFSVLPPEDAWRALFILGIVPAIFVIFVRRLVKDPEIYREAKAQQTPETQSKFYEIFAPGMLFTTIRASLLTTGALGGYYAITSWLPTFLKNERGLSVLGTGGYLAMVIVGSYVGYVISAYLTDLLGRKKNFILFAVGSFTIVLLYTQLPVSNGVMLWLGFPLGFFASGIFSGMGAFLTELFPTRIRGSGQGFCYNIGRALAALFPLLIGLLSQKVPLSVGIGAFAAVSYGVVIIAALSLPETRGKQLDAQ encoded by the coding sequence ATGAGTGCGCCCGACACCCTACAAGCATCCACGGCAACGGCGCGTCCGGGGCCGTTCGACTGGTATCGCAACATCAACCAGCAGGAGCGCCGCACGTTCTGGAGCTGCAAGATCGGCTACGGTCTGGACGGCATGGACACGCAGATGCTCAGCTTCGTCGTGCCGACATTGATTGCAATGTGGGGCATTACCACCGGCGAAGCGGGGCTGATTCACACCAGCACCTTGATCGCCTCGGCCATCGGCGGCTGGGTCGCCGGGATTCTCTCTGACCGCATCGGTCGCGTGCGCACCCTGCAATTGACGGTGCTGTGGTTCGCCTTCTTCACCTTCCTCTGCGGCTTCGCGCAGAACTACGAACAACTGCTGATCGCCCGGACCTTGATGGGCTTCGGTTTCGGCGGTGAATGGACCGCCGGTGCGGTGCTGATTGGCGAAGTAATCCGCGCCAAGGATCGCGGCAAAGCAGTGGGCATGGTGCAATCGGGATGGGCGCTGGGCTGGGGGCTGACGGCGATTTTGTACGCGCTGCTGTTCTCGGTGTTGCCGCCGGAAGACGCTTGGCGCGCGCTGTTCATCCTTGGCATCGTGCCGGCGATTTTCGTGATTTTCGTCCGTCGCCTGGTAAAAGATCCGGAGATCTACCGCGAGGCCAAAGCTCAACAAACGCCGGAGACTCAGTCGAAGTTCTACGAGATCTTCGCCCCCGGCATGCTGTTCACCACAATCCGCGCATCACTGCTGACCACGGGTGCTCTGGGCGGCTACTACGCGATTACTTCCTGGCTGCCGACCTTCCTCAAAAACGAGCGCGGTTTGAGCGTACTCGGCACGGGCGGTTATCTGGCGATGGTGATTGTCGGTTCCTATGTCGGCTATGTGATCAGCGCTTACCTGACTGACCTGCTGGGTCGGAAAAAGAACTTCATCCTCTTCGCGGTCGGCTCGTTCACCATCGTTCTGCTCTATACGCAGTTGCCGGTGAGCAACGGCGTGATGCTGTGGCTGGGCTTCCCGTTGGGTTTCTTCGCCTCGGGGATTTTCAGCGGCATGGGCGCGTTTCTCACTGAGCTGTTCCCCACGCGGATTCGCGGTTCGGGGCAGGGCTTTTGCTACAACATCGGTCGGGCGCTGGCGGCATTGTTTCCGCTGCTGATCGGTTTGCTCAGCCAGAAAGTACCGTTGAGCGTCGGCATTGGTGCGTTTGCGGCGGTGTCCTACGGCGTGGTGATTATTGCGGCGTTGAGCCTGCCGGAAACCCGCGGCAAGCAACTCGATGCGCAGTAA
- a CDS encoding LysR family transcriptional regulator, with protein sequence MNLKFLETFVWVARLKSFRLTADKLFTTQASISSRIAVLEGELGVKLFLRDSRGVSLTPEGLKVLEYAEQMLDTMSALKQSIETRSSKVGRVRIGVMDTVIHTWLSPLVAQMTDLYPRVEIELVADTSLNLCDQLQKGFLDIVLQTDLVRHESVRSLELASHPLGWIVASNSIYNRDYADLAELAQERIITYSKNSRPHQDLLALMQANGVMAPRLNCVNSVSAITRLLRDGFGIGVLPPVLVAEELARGELTLLAVDQRPPNLQVVVSWRVGVEWVEEIVTLCQQVLEGYAIKVGKDYIALS encoded by the coding sequence ATGAATCTGAAGTTTCTCGAGACCTTTGTCTGGGTCGCCCGACTGAAGAGTTTTCGCCTGACCGCCGACAAGCTGTTCACCACTCAGGCGTCGATTTCCAGCCGCATTGCGGTGCTGGAGGGCGAGCTGGGGGTGAAGCTGTTTTTGCGTGATTCACGCGGGGTCAGCCTGACGCCCGAAGGGTTGAAAGTATTGGAGTATGCCGAGCAGATGCTCGACACGATGTCGGCACTGAAGCAGTCGATCGAGACCCGTTCGAGCAAGGTCGGCCGGGTGCGCATTGGCGTGATGGACACGGTAATCCACACCTGGCTCAGCCCGCTGGTGGCGCAGATGACCGATCTGTATCCACGGGTGGAAATCGAGCTGGTGGCGGATACCTCGCTGAATCTCTGCGATCAGCTGCAAAAAGGCTTCCTCGACATCGTTCTGCAAACTGACCTGGTGCGCCATGAAAGCGTACGCAGTCTGGAGCTGGCCAGTCATCCACTGGGCTGGATTGTCGCCAGTAATTCGATCTACAACCGTGACTACGCCGACCTTGCCGAACTGGCGCAGGAACGCATCATCACCTACTCGAAAAACTCCCGACCGCATCAGGATCTTCTGGCGCTGATGCAGGCGAACGGCGTAATGGCGCCACGTTTGAATTGCGTGAATTCGGTGTCGGCGATCACGCGGTTGTTACGCGATGGATTTGGCATTGGTGTGCTGCCACCGGTGCTGGTGGCTGAGGAATTGGCGCGGGGGGAGTTGACCTTGCTGGCGGTTGATCAACGGCCACCGAACTTGCAGGTGGTGGTGTCGTGGCGGGTGGGCGTTGAGTGGGTCGAGGAGATTGTGACGTTGTGTCAGCAGGTGCTGGAGGGATATGCGATCAAGGTGGGCAAGGACTACATCGCTTTAAGTTGA
- a CDS encoding vWA domain-containing protein: MLLNLFNEMRAAKVPVSVRELLDLINALKQRVTFADMDEFYYLSRAILVKDERHFDKFDRAFGAYFNGLEKLDDHLQALIPEDWLRKEFERSLTDEERAQIQSLGGLDKLIEEFKKRLEEQKERHAGGNKWIGTGGTSPFGSGGFNPEGIRVGDAGKRQGKAVKVWDQREYKNLDDSVELGTRNIKVALRRLRKFARQGAAEELDIDGTIDHTAKDAGLLNIQMRPERRNTVKLLLLFDIGGSMDAHVKICEELFSACKTEFKHLEYFYFHNFVYESVWKNNMRRTSERTSTQDLLHKYGADYKVIFIGDAAMAPYEITQAGGSVEHWNEEPGYVWMQRFMEKYKKLIWINPYPKDTWGYTSSTNIVRDLIEDQMYPLTLRGLEEGMRFLSK, encoded by the coding sequence ATGTTGCTCAACCTGTTCAATGAAATGCGAGCAGCCAAGGTGCCGGTGTCGGTGCGCGAGCTGCTCGACCTGATCAACGCGCTGAAACAGCGCGTGACCTTCGCCGACATGGACGAGTTTTACTACTTGTCGCGGGCGATTCTGGTCAAGGACGAACGCCATTTCGACAAGTTCGACCGTGCGTTCGGCGCCTACTTCAATGGCCTGGAAAAACTCGATGATCACTTGCAGGCGCTGATTCCCGAAGACTGGCTGCGCAAGGAGTTCGAGCGCTCGCTGACGGATGAGGAACGTGCGCAGATCCAGTCCCTCGGTGGCCTGGACAAGCTGATTGAAGAGTTCAAGAAGCGTCTGGAAGAACAGAAGGAACGCCATGCCGGCGGCAACAAGTGGATCGGCACCGGCGGCACCAGCCCGTTCGGTTCCGGCGGCTTCAACCCGGAAGGCATTCGGGTCGGCGATGCCGGCAAGCGTCAGGGTAAAGCGGTAAAAGTCTGGGATCAGCGCGAGTACAAGAACCTCGATGACTCGGTGGAACTGGGCACGCGCAATATCAAAGTCGCCCTGCGCCGACTGCGCAAATTCGCCCGCCAAGGCGCGGCAGAAGAGCTGGACATCGACGGCACCATCGACCACACCGCCAAGGACGCCGGTCTGCTGAACATCCAGATGCGCCCCGAGCGCCGCAACACGGTGAAGCTGTTGTTGCTGTTCGACATCGGCGGTTCGATGGACGCGCACGTGAAGATCTGCGAAGAACTGTTCTCGGCCTGCAAGACCGAGTTCAAACATCTGGAGTACTTCTACTTCCACAACTTCGTTTACGAATCGGTGTGGAAGAACAATATGCGCCGCACGTCGGAGCGCACTTCGACTCAGGATCTGCTGCACAAGTACGGCGCCGACTACAAAGTGATCTTCATCGGTGACGCCGCCATGGCACCTTATGAAATCACTCAGGCCGGCGGCAGTGTCGAGCACTGGAACGAAGAGCCGGGTTACGTGTGGATGCAGCGCTTTATGGAGAAGTACAAGAAGCTCATCTGGATCAACCCGTACCCGAAAGACACATGGGGCTATACCTCATCGACCAATATTGTGCGGGATCTGATCGAGGATCAGATGTATCCGTTGACGTTGCGCGGGCTTGAGGAAGGGATGCGGTTTTTGTCCAAATGA
- a CDS encoding DUF2937 family protein: MLLSYVRLVLFAAGLLIGVQVPGFINDYAKRVEAHLIEAQTGLRGFQGTAEQFFKGDMQALVAHYRASEDPIFRSDADSLNTLLTRQVALDKQFQAMQGPWYIRFLQVVLAADPDIRKETWNGYSYQILLTPEAMIWGMSGALLLSFGIECLFRLIDWVVLGGRRLRQSRPIEDRDVRGL; encoded by the coding sequence ATGTTGCTCAGTTATGTACGGCTGGTGTTGTTTGCGGCGGGCCTGTTGATCGGTGTCCAGGTGCCGGGATTCATCAATGATTACGCGAAGCGGGTCGAGGCGCATCTGATCGAAGCGCAGACCGGTTTGCGCGGTTTTCAAGGGACTGCCGAGCAGTTCTTCAAGGGCGATATGCAGGCACTGGTTGCGCATTACCGCGCCAGTGAAGATCCGATCTTCCGCAGCGACGCCGACAGTCTGAACACCTTGCTCACGCGTCAGGTGGCATTGGACAAGCAGTTCCAGGCGATGCAAGGCCCGTGGTACATCCGCTTCCTGCAAGTGGTGCTGGCCGCCGATCCGGATATCCGCAAGGAAACCTGGAACGGATACAGCTACCAGATCCTGCTGACTCCGGAAGCGATGATCTGGGGCATGAGCGGTGCGTTGCTGCTGTCGTTCGGCATTGAATGCCTGTTCCGCTTGATCGATTGGGTTGTTCTCGGCGGTCGACGCCTGCGCCAGAGCCGGCCGATCGAAGACCGCGACGTGCGCGGTCTCTGA
- a CDS encoding 5-oxoprolinase subunit B family protein, with amino-acid sequence MNPRIEVVALDCLMLRLFDEIAEANMPWMLAASERLRALFGEQLIDLVPSYTTLMVHYDLTALSPSQARELIAEALIDLSPNARKAGQCHVLPVWYDLSVGPELSLLAERSGLALEEVIRRHGGREYQVFALGFAPGFAFMGLVEEILAAPRLNTPRKKVAAGSVGIAERQTAAYPVVSPGGWNLIGRTPAKLFDRHRDGYSLMQPGDTVRFEAVSHAEFINLGGDDTPLEARA; translated from the coding sequence ATGAACCCAAGGATTGAAGTGGTGGCACTGGATTGCCTGATGCTGCGTCTGTTCGATGAAATCGCCGAAGCCAACATGCCGTGGATGCTCGCCGCCAGTGAGCGTTTGCGTGCGTTATTCGGCGAGCAATTGATCGATCTGGTGCCTTCCTATACGACACTGATGGTGCATTACGATTTGACTGCACTGAGTCCGAGTCAGGCGCGGGAATTGATCGCCGAGGCGCTGATTGATTTGTCGCCCAATGCGCGAAAGGCTGGCCAGTGCCATGTGCTGCCGGTCTGGTATGACTTGAGCGTCGGGCCGGAACTGAGCTTGCTCGCCGAGCGCAGTGGCTTGGCGCTGGAGGAGGTGATTCGTCGTCACGGCGGCCGCGAATATCAGGTATTTGCCCTTGGTTTCGCGCCGGGTTTCGCCTTTATGGGGCTGGTCGAAGAGATTCTCGCTGCACCGCGCTTGAATACCCCACGCAAAAAAGTCGCTGCCGGCAGCGTCGGGATTGCCGAACGGCAAACGGCGGCCTACCCGGTGGTGTCCCCCGGTGGCTGGAACCTGATCGGTCGCACGCCAGCGAAATTGTTCGACCGTCATCGTGATGGCTACAGCCTGATGCAACCCGGCGACACGGTGCGATTCGAAGCGGTCAGTCACGCTGAATTCATCAATCTGGGTGGCGATGACACGCCACTGGAGGCGCGGGCATGA